The Paraburkholderia sp. SOS3 genome includes a region encoding these proteins:
- a CDS encoding L-threonylcarbamoyladenylate synthase produces the protein MPDQSKQPDGKVGTSASRDGVAGVSGRDRDATRAPAPSPIDAAQIEHAAALLDAGELVAFPTETVYGLGGDAQSPEAVARIYAAKGRPANHPVIVHLAPHGDPRYWVDHLPADAQRLIDAFWPGPLTLILKRAAHISAAVSGGQDSVGLRCPSHPVAQALLDAFSARRGGHGGVAAPSANRFGHVSPTTAQHVRDEFGAALHVLDGGPSNVGIESTIVDLSRGFPALLRPGHVTPQDIAKVLGEMPRLPDGSDATAPRASGTLKAHYAPRTPLALLPFDALEPLLAAARDAGERVALVARASRAGRWADADGVHFVAAPEDPHAYARDLYGLLRALDRANVARILIEKLPDTLAWIAVNDRLGRAAAAFEASGAD, from the coding sequence ATGCCGGATCAATCGAAACAGCCTGATGGCAAAGTGGGCACATCGGCGTCTCGCGATGGCGTCGCTGGCGTGAGCGGGCGCGACCGAGACGCTACGCGTGCGCCTGCGCCTTCGCCAATCGACGCCGCGCAAATCGAGCACGCGGCAGCCTTGCTCGATGCCGGCGAACTCGTGGCGTTTCCGACCGAGACCGTTTATGGTCTTGGCGGCGATGCGCAGAGTCCCGAGGCTGTCGCGCGCATTTACGCGGCGAAGGGGCGTCCGGCCAATCACCCGGTGATCGTGCATCTCGCGCCGCATGGCGACCCGCGTTACTGGGTCGACCATCTGCCGGCCGACGCGCAGCGGCTGATCGATGCGTTCTGGCCCGGCCCGCTCACGCTGATCCTGAAACGCGCGGCGCATATCTCTGCCGCCGTCAGCGGCGGGCAGGATTCGGTCGGCTTGCGCTGTCCGTCGCATCCGGTCGCGCAGGCGCTGCTCGACGCGTTCAGCGCGCGTCGCGGCGGACATGGCGGCGTCGCGGCGCCGTCGGCAAACCGTTTTGGTCACGTCAGCCCGACGACGGCGCAGCATGTGCGCGACGAGTTCGGCGCGGCGCTTCATGTGCTCGATGGCGGGCCGTCGAATGTCGGCATTGAATCGACGATCGTCGATCTGTCGCGCGGCTTTCCAGCGCTGCTTCGTCCCGGACATGTGACGCCGCAAGACATCGCCAAGGTGCTCGGCGAGATGCCGCGGCTGCCCGATGGCTCCGATGCGACGGCGCCGCGAGCATCGGGTACGTTGAAGGCGCACTATGCGCCGCGCACGCCGCTCGCGCTGTTGCCGTTCGATGCGCTCGAGCCGCTGCTCGCGGCCGCGCGCGATGCAGGCGAGCGTGTCGCACTGGTCGCGCGCGCTTCGCGCGCGGGGCGTTGGGCCGATGCCGATGGCGTTCACTTCGTCGCCGCGCCCGAAGACCCGCATGCCTATGCGCGCGATCTGTACGGACTGCTGCGCGCGCTCGATCGTGCAAACGTCGCGCGAATTCTGATCGAGAAGCTGCCGGATACGCTCGCGTGGATCGCGGTCAACGATCGGCTCGGCCGTGCCGCGGCTGCATTCGAGGCATCGGGCGCCGACTAG
- a CDS encoding SGNH/GDSL hydrolase family protein, translating to MNEKTGDNMKQASLPSRLRRAAQIGIASAAFAVLAACGGGDNNSNTSSAPAGGVNLQVVSFGTSLSDAGTYSPVITANFGGGRFTTNPGEVWTQKVAEYYGGALTPAYLGGFGQPLVASTGLDYAQGGSLVSGPNGIGHAPANLPPYAQATTVPLVTQVQNYLSAHGGFNAGQLVLVEGGANDVLVAAETAQATIQAAVAQGVDVNTATLQAVSAQANTLVATAQQMVQQVVAPVLAAGATHVVVANVPDIAVAPLGVSSGPSGQQLFKTLVGAFNQSLAGTLAATGLMSKVIYVQTDQWIDNAVANYQANGFTVSNTGTACKLAEMQAAAQQFGESDPSAFASSLFCSPQLYTVAGADQSYMFADTIHPTTHLHALFAANVEQAIAATGLGK from the coding sequence ATAAACGAGAAGACCGGAGACAACATGAAGCAAGCATCACTGCCGTCCCGCCTGCGGCGCGCCGCGCAGATCGGTATTGCGAGCGCCGCATTCGCGGTGCTCGCCGCATGCGGCGGCGGAGACAACAATAGCAACACGAGCAGCGCGCCGGCGGGCGGCGTCAATTTGCAGGTCGTGTCGTTCGGCACGAGCCTTTCCGACGCCGGCACCTATTCGCCAGTCATCACGGCAAACTTCGGCGGCGGCCGATTCACGACGAACCCGGGCGAAGTCTGGACGCAGAAAGTCGCCGAATACTACGGCGGCGCCTTGACGCCCGCTTATCTCGGCGGCTTCGGTCAACCGCTCGTCGCATCGACGGGGCTCGACTATGCGCAAGGCGGCTCGCTCGTGAGCGGCCCGAACGGCATCGGACATGCGCCCGCGAACCTGCCTCCGTATGCGCAAGCGACAACCGTGCCGCTCGTGACACAGGTGCAGAACTACCTGTCCGCGCACGGCGGCTTCAATGCCGGTCAACTGGTGCTCGTCGAAGGCGGCGCGAACGACGTGCTGGTCGCGGCAGAAACCGCGCAAGCGACGATTCAGGCGGCCGTCGCGCAAGGCGTGGATGTGAATACGGCGACGCTTCAGGCGGTCAGCGCACAGGCCAATACGCTCGTCGCCACCGCGCAGCAAATGGTGCAGCAAGTGGTCGCGCCCGTCCTCGCGGCCGGCGCGACGCATGTCGTGGTCGCGAATGTCCCCGATATTGCCGTTGCACCGCTCGGTGTCAGTTCCGGACCGTCGGGTCAGCAGTTGTTCAAGACGCTCGTCGGCGCGTTCAACCAGTCGCTCGCGGGCACGCTCGCCGCCACCGGCCTGATGAGCAAGGTGATCTACGTGCAGACCGATCAGTGGATCGACAACGCGGTGGCGAACTATCAGGCGAACGGATTTACCGTGTCCAATACGGGCACCGCGTGCAAGCTCGCGGAGATGCAGGCCGCGGCGCAGCAGTTCGGCGAATCGGATCCGAGTGCGTTTGCGTCGTCGCTGTTCTGCTCGCCGCAGCTCTACACGGTGGCGGGCGCGGACCAGAGCTACATGTTCGCCGATACGATTCACCCGACTACGCATTTGCACGCGCTGTTCGCAGCGAACGTCGAGCAGGCCATCGCGGCGACGGGGCTTGGGAAGTGA
- the fba gene encoding class II fructose-bisphosphate aldolase (catalyzes the reversible aldol condensation of dihydroxyacetonephosphate and glyceraldehyde 3-phosphate in the Calvin cycle, glycolysis, and/or gluconeogenesis), with product MPLVSMRQLLDHAAENGYGLPAFNVNNLEQVQAIMAAADQVGSPVIMQASAGARKYAGEPFLRHLIEAAVESYPHIPVVMHQDHGQSPAVCMAAIRSGFTSVMMDGSLEADGKSVASYEYNVDVSRKVVEAAHSIGVTVEAELGVLGSLETMKGDKEDGHGAEGTMTREQLLTDVEQAADFVKLTQCDALAIAIGTSHGAYKFSKKPTGDILSIQRIREIHERIPNTHLVMHGSSSVPQELLAEIREFGGDMKETYGVPVEEIQQGIRHGVRKINIDTDLRLAITGAIRRYFVQNPSKFDPRDYLKPAREAAKKVCVDRFVAFGCEGQAGKIKPVALDKMAERYKAGELAQVVR from the coding sequence ATGCCTCTCGTATCAATGCGTCAATTGCTGGACCACGCGGCTGAAAACGGCTACGGATTGCCGGCTTTCAACGTGAACAATCTCGAGCAGGTGCAGGCGATCATGGCGGCGGCCGATCAGGTCGGATCGCCGGTGATCATGCAGGCGTCGGCCGGTGCGCGCAAATATGCGGGCGAGCCGTTTCTGCGTCATCTGATCGAAGCCGCGGTCGAGTCGTATCCGCACATCCCGGTCGTGATGCACCAGGATCACGGGCAATCGCCGGCGGTGTGCATGGCGGCGATCCGCAGCGGTTTCACGAGCGTGATGATGGACGGCTCGCTCGAAGCGGATGGCAAGTCGGTTGCATCGTACGAGTACAACGTCGACGTGTCGCGCAAGGTCGTCGAAGCGGCGCATTCGATCGGCGTGACGGTCGAAGCGGAACTGGGCGTGCTCGGTTCGCTGGAAACGATGAAGGGCGACAAGGAAGACGGTCACGGCGCCGAGGGCACGATGACGCGCGAGCAACTGCTGACCGATGTCGAGCAGGCCGCCGATTTCGTGAAGCTCACGCAGTGCGACGCGCTCGCAATTGCGATCGGCACGTCGCACGGCGCGTACAAGTTCTCGAAGAAGCCGACCGGCGATATCCTGTCGATCCAGCGCATCAGGGAAATTCACGAGCGCATTCCGAATACGCACCTCGTGATGCACGGTTCTTCGTCGGTGCCGCAGGAACTGCTCGCTGAAATTCGCGAGTTCGGCGGCGACATGAAGGAAACGTACGGCGTGCCGGTCGAAGAGATTCAGCAAGGCATCAGGCATGGCGTGCGCAAGATCAATATCGACACCGATCTGCGCCTCGCGATCACCGGCGCGATCCGCCGTTACTTCGTGCAGAATCCGTCGAAGTTCGATCCGCGCGACTATCTGAAACCGGCCCGCGAGGCGGCGAAAAAGGTGTGTGTCGATCGTTTCGTCGCGTTCGGTTGCGAAGGGCAGGCCGGCAAGATCAAGCCCGTCGCGCTGGACAAGATGGCGGAGCGATACAAGGCGGGCGAACTCGCGCAGGTGGTTCGCTAA
- the dacB gene encoding D-alanyl-D-alanine carboxypeptidase/D-alanyl-D-alanine endopeptidase, with amino-acid sequence MTPASFSALIRGSRRSRRPVRISSYARYFSRSAAVLFACAALVCAAPAQARKKTQHPSVNVTTELPPAVMAGLQRAHVPLSAVSVVVEKVGDRTPMLALNAGKPMMPASTMKLVTTYAGLSMLGADYRWRTTAYADGNVDPNGVLHGNLYIQGTGDPKLVPEELIDLVQKIHRAGITGIDGALVLDKRFFDPSTRDLPAFDDDTEAPYNVGPDPLLYAFKSLSFTLTPSPDGRVAIDVLPALAQLQIDNRLRATGGPCRGELSALNPVVTPEAGGLVTASFDGNYPMRCGDRTINVATLDHSAFFAGGFLALWKQTGGTFSGTTREGAVPVGARLVATHLSPVLSDIVHDINKFSNNTMARNLFLTIGAVENKPPATPAKSIRAIDSFMQGSGLPTEYLTLENGSGLSRNEQVTALSLADVLQAANASPVAQVFVDSLPIAGVDGTMRHRLTREPVNGNAHIKTGTLRDVRAIAGYVASADGFSYVVVSLINDPHAEAARAAHDSLLEWVYQGPQAALTASLAEPAAEPATEPRRSKLRKNPKRGAH; translated from the coding sequence ATGACGCCCGCATCATTTTCTGCGCTTATTCGCGGCTCCCGTCGCTCCCGCCGCCCTGTCCGCATTTCTTCGTACGCACGATATTTTTCACGCAGCGCCGCCGTGCTGTTCGCGTGTGCCGCGCTCGTCTGCGCGGCGCCCGCGCAGGCGCGGAAAAAAACGCAGCACCCGTCGGTCAACGTGACGACGGAGCTGCCGCCCGCCGTGATGGCAGGCCTGCAGCGCGCGCATGTGCCGCTGTCGGCGGTCAGCGTGGTCGTCGAGAAGGTCGGCGATCGCACGCCGATGCTTGCACTGAATGCCGGCAAGCCGATGATGCCGGCCTCGACGATGAAGCTCGTCACGACCTACGCGGGCCTGTCGATGCTCGGCGCGGATTACCGCTGGCGCACGACCGCGTACGCGGACGGCAACGTCGATCCGAACGGCGTGCTGCACGGCAATCTGTACATCCAGGGCACCGGCGATCCGAAGCTCGTGCCCGAGGAACTGATCGACCTCGTGCAGAAAATCCACCGCGCGGGCATCACCGGCATCGACGGCGCGCTCGTGCTCGACAAGCGTTTCTTCGATCCGTCGACGCGCGACCTGCCCGCTTTCGACGACGACACCGAAGCGCCGTACAACGTCGGCCCGGACCCGCTGCTGTATGCATTCAAGTCGCTGTCGTTCACGCTGACGCCGTCGCCGGATGGCCGCGTCGCAATCGACGTACTGCCGGCGCTCGCGCAACTGCAGATCGACAACCGTCTGCGCGCGACCGGCGGTCCGTGCCGCGGCGAGCTGAGCGCGCTCAATCCGGTCGTCACGCCCGAAGCGGGCGGCCTCGTCACGGCATCGTTCGACGGCAACTACCCGATGCGCTGCGGCGACCGGACCATCAACGTCGCGACGCTCGATCATTCGGCATTTTTCGCAGGCGGCTTCCTCGCGCTGTGGAAGCAGACCGGCGGCACCTTCAGCGGCACGACGCGCGAAGGCGCCGTGCCGGTCGGCGCGCGGCTCGTTGCCACGCATCTGAGCCCGGTCCTGTCCGACATCGTTCACGACATCAATAAATTCAGCAACAACACGATGGCGCGCAATCTGTTCCTGACGATCGGCGCCGTCGAAAACAAACCGCCCGCGACGCCGGCGAAGTCGATCCGCGCGATCGATTCGTTCATGCAGGGCAGCGGACTGCCGACCGAGTATCTGACGCTCGAAAACGGTTCGGGCCTGTCGCGCAACGAGCAGGTCACGGCGCTGTCGCTCGCCGACGTGCTGCAGGCGGCGAACGCGAGCCCGGTCGCGCAGGTGTTCGTCGATTCGCTGCCGATCGCGGGCGTCGACGGCACGATGCGCCATCGCTTGACGCGCGAGCCCGTCAACGGCAATGCGCATATCAAGACCGGCACGCTGCGCGATGTACGCGCGATTGCCGGTTACGTCGCGTCGGCCGATGGCTTCAGCTATGTCGTCGTGAGCCTCATCAACGATCCGCATGCCGAAGCCGCGCGCGCCGCGCATGACAGCCTGCTCGAATGGGTCTATCAGGGGCCGCAAGCGGCCTTGACCGCATCGCTCGCCGAACCTGCTGCCGAACCGGCAACTGAGCCGCGGCGCAGCAAGCTAAGGAAAAACCCGAAGCGCGGCGCGCATTGA
- a CDS encoding 5-(carboxyamino)imidazole ribonucleotide synthase, with the protein MSSDNTPVSPILPGAWLGMVGGGQLGRMFCFAAQAMGYRVAVLDPDETSPAGSVADKHLRAAYDDEAALTELARLCAAVSTEFENVPAASLDFLARTTFVSPAGRCVAVAQDRIAEKRFIAASGVPVAPHVVIESSDALAALGDAALEAVLPGILKTARLGYDGKGQVRVNNADDVRQAHASLGGVACVLEKRLPLKFEVSALIARGANGASAVYALAQNTHRDGVLSHTIVPAPDASPTLVMQAQQAALQIAAKLGYVGVLCVEFFVLEDGSLVANEMAPRPHNSGHYTVDACATSQFEQQVRAMTAMPLGDTRQHSPAVMLNILGDVWFPGSANDAKGAGAAKGGAHCGAAVTPPWHEVAAMPAARLHLYGKEEARPGRKMGHVNFTAATLDEARTAARDCARLLHIPTS; encoded by the coding sequence ATGAGTTCTGACAACACCCCGGTTTCACCGATTCTGCCCGGCGCATGGCTGGGCATGGTCGGTGGCGGCCAGCTCGGCCGCATGTTCTGCTTCGCCGCGCAGGCGATGGGCTATCGCGTGGCCGTGCTCGATCCGGACGAAACGAGCCCGGCCGGTTCGGTCGCGGACAAGCATCTGCGCGCAGCCTACGACGACGAAGCGGCGCTCACCGAACTCGCCCGGCTGTGCGCGGCGGTCTCGACGGAATTCGAGAACGTGCCGGCGGCAAGCCTCGATTTTCTGGCGCGCACGACATTCGTGAGTCCCGCGGGACGCTGCGTCGCGGTCGCGCAGGACCGGATCGCGGAGAAGCGTTTTATCGCCGCGTCGGGTGTGCCGGTGGCGCCGCATGTGGTGATCGAATCGTCCGATGCACTCGCCGCGCTCGGCGACGCCGCGCTCGAAGCGGTACTGCCCGGCATTCTGAAAACCGCGCGCCTCGGCTACGACGGCAAGGGCCAGGTGCGCGTGAACAATGCCGACGACGTGCGGCAAGCGCATGCGTCGCTCGGCGGCGTCGCCTGTGTGCTCGAAAAGCGGCTGCCGCTCAAGTTCGAAGTGTCGGCGCTGATCGCGCGCGGCGCGAACGGCGCGTCGGCCGTCTACGCGCTCGCGCAGAACACGCATCGCGACGGCGTACTGTCGCATACGATCGTCCCCGCGCCTGATGCGAGTCCGACACTCGTCATGCAGGCGCAGCAGGCGGCGCTGCAGATCGCCGCGAAGCTCGGCTATGTCGGCGTGCTGTGCGTCGAGTTCTTCGTGCTCGAAGACGGCTCGCTCGTCGCGAACGAAATGGCGCCGCGGCCGCACAATTCAGGCCACTACACGGTCGACGCGTGTGCCACGAGCCAGTTCGAGCAGCAGGTGCGCGCGATGACGGCGATGCCGCTTGGCGACACGCGCCAGCATTCGCCGGCGGTCATGCTCAATATTCTCGGCGACGTGTGGTTCCCCGGCAGCGCGAACGATGCGAAGGGCGCAGGCGCGGCGAAGGGCGGCGCGCACTGCGGCGCCGCGGTGACGCCGCCGTGGCACGAAGTGGCCGCGATGCCGGCCGCGCGCCTGCATCTGTACGGCAAGGAAGAGGCGCGGCCGGGCCGTAAGATGGGCCATGTGAATTTCACTGCGGCGACGCTCGACGAAGCGCGCACGGCCGCTCGCGATTGCGCGCGGCTGCTGCATATTCCGACGAGCTGA
- a CDS encoding response regulator — translation MRILLVEDDRMIAEGVRKALRGEGFAVDWVQDGEAALSAVSGEPYDLMLLDLGLPKRDGLDVLRTVRTRGLSVPVLIVTARDAVADRVKGLDAGADDYLVKPFDLDELGARMRALIRRQSGRSDSTIRHGALTLDPASHQVTLDGAPVALSAREFALLAALLARPGAVLSKSQLEEKMYGWGEEIGSNTVEVYIHALRKKLGADLIRNVRGLGYMIAKEA, via the coding sequence ATGCGCATACTGCTTGTCGAAGACGACCGGATGATCGCCGAAGGCGTACGCAAGGCGCTGCGCGGCGAAGGCTTCGCAGTCGACTGGGTGCAGGACGGCGAAGCGGCGCTCAGCGCCGTCTCGGGCGAACCGTACGATCTGATGCTGCTCGACCTCGGGCTGCCCAAGCGCGACGGCCTCGATGTGTTGCGCACGGTGCGCACGCGCGGGCTGTCGGTGCCGGTGCTGATCGTCACCGCGCGCGACGCGGTGGCCGATCGCGTGAAAGGCCTCGATGCGGGCGCCGACGACTATCTCGTGAAGCCGTTCGACCTCGACGAACTCGGCGCGCGCATGCGCGCGTTGATCCGCCGCCAGTCGGGCCGCAGCGATTCGACGATCCGCCACGGCGCGCTCACGCTCGATCCGGCTTCGCACCAGGTGACGCTCGATGGCGCGCCGGTCGCGCTGTCCGCGCGCGAATTCGCGTTGCTCGCCGCGTTGCTCGCGCGGCCCGGCGCAGTGCTGTCGAAAAGCCAGCTCGAAGAAAAAATGTACGGCTGGGGCGAGGAAATCGGCAGCAACACCGTCGAGGTGTATATCCATGCGCTGCGCAAGAAGCTCGGCGCGGACCTGATTCGCAACGTACGCGGCCTCGGCTACATGATCGCGAAGGAAGCCTGA
- the purE gene encoding 5-(carboxyamino)imidazole ribonucleotide mutase — translation MSEVQTAAVHAHDAPLVGVLMGSSSDWDVMKHAVAMLQEFGVPYEAKVVSAHRMPDEMFAYAQGARERGLRAIIAGAGGAAHLPGMLAAKTTVPVLGVPVASKYLKGVDSLHSIVQMPKGVPVATFAIGEAGAANAALFAVSMLSGTLPEYADKLAAFRVRQNQAAHAMVLPSL, via the coding sequence ATGAGTGAAGTTCAAACCGCCGCAGTACATGCTCACGACGCGCCGCTCGTCGGCGTGCTGATGGGCTCCAGCTCCGACTGGGACGTGATGAAGCATGCGGTCGCGATGCTGCAGGAGTTCGGCGTGCCGTACGAGGCGAAGGTCGTCTCCGCGCACCGGATGCCCGACGAGATGTTCGCGTATGCGCAAGGCGCGCGCGAGCGCGGTCTGCGCGCGATCATCGCCGGCGCGGGCGGCGCGGCGCACCTGCCGGGCATGCTTGCCGCGAAAACCACGGTGCCGGTGCTCGGCGTGCCCGTTGCGAGCAAGTATCTGAAGGGCGTCGATTCGTTGCACTCGATCGTGCAGATGCCGAAGGGCGTGCCGGTCGCGACGTTTGCGATCGGCGAAGCGGGCGCGGCGAACGCGGCGCTGTTCGCGGTGTCGATGCTCTCGGGCACGCTGCCCGAATACGCGGACAAGCTCGCCGCATTCCGCGTGCGTCAGAATCAGGCGGCGCATGCGATGGTGCTGCCCTCGCTGTGA
- a CDS encoding phosphoribosylaminoimidazolesuccinocarboxamide synthase, translating into MSTLYESTLRSLPLLGRGKVRDNYAVGNDKLLIVTTDRLSAFDVIMGEPIPDKGRVLNQMADFWFEKLKDIVPNHLTGVAPETVVAPDEVAQVKGRAVVVKKLEPILVEAVVRGYLAGSGWKDYQATGAICGVELPPGLQNAQKLPEPIFTPAAKAEMGHHDENITYNEMERRIGTELSATIRDISIRLYKEAADFAATRGIIIADTKFEFGLDNHGKLYLMDEVLTADSSRFWPADEYKVGTNPPSFDKQFVRDWLETQPWKKEPPAPKLPDDVVAKTAGKYREALERLTGQTLA; encoded by the coding sequence ATGTCTACCCTTTACGAATCCACGCTCCGCTCGCTGCCGCTGCTGGGCCGCGGCAAGGTCCGCGACAACTATGCGGTGGGCAACGACAAGCTGCTGATCGTCACGACCGACCGTCTGTCGGCGTTCGACGTGATCATGGGCGAGCCGATTCCGGACAAGGGCCGCGTGCTGAACCAGATGGCCGACTTCTGGTTCGAGAAGCTCAAGGACATCGTGCCGAATCACCTGACGGGCGTCGCGCCCGAAACGGTCGTCGCGCCGGACGAAGTGGCGCAGGTGAAAGGGCGCGCGGTCGTCGTGAAGAAGCTCGAGCCGATTCTCGTCGAAGCGGTCGTGCGCGGCTATCTGGCCGGCAGCGGCTGGAAAGACTATCAGGCGACGGGCGCGATCTGCGGCGTCGAACTGCCGCCTGGCCTGCAGAACGCGCAGAAACTGCCCGAGCCGATTTTCACGCCGGCAGCGAAGGCCGAGATGGGCCATCACGACGAAAACATCACCTATAACGAAATGGAGCGCCGCATCGGTACCGAGCTGTCGGCGACGATCCGCGACATCTCGATTCGCCTGTACAAGGAGGCCGCCGATTTCGCCGCGACGCGCGGCATCATCATCGCGGATACGAAGTTCGAATTCGGCCTCGACAACCACGGCAAGCTGTATCTGATGGACGAAGTGCTGACGGCCGATTCGTCGCGCTTCTGGCCGGCGGACGAATACAAGGTCGGCACGAACCCGCCTTCTTTCGACAAGCAGTTCGTGCGCGACTGGCTCGAAACGCAACCATGGAAGAAGGAACCGCCGGCGCCGAAGCTGCCCGACGACGTGGTCGCGAAGACGGCCGGCAAATACCGCGAGGCGCTCGAACGGTTGACCGGGCAGACGCTCGCCTGA
- the pyk gene encoding pyruvate kinase — MHRATKIVATIGPASSTLETLKQMIEAGLDVVRLNFSHGTADDHRQRAEFVREAARQVGREVGLMADLQGPKIRVGKFENSKVTLVAGNTFILDAGYEELGNDERVGLDYKDLPRDLKPGDVLLLNDGLIVLSVSRVIGNEIHTVVKIGGDLSNNKGINRQGGGLTAPALTAKDMEDIRTAMSLGADYVAVSFPKNATDMEMARQLANIAGAPYNIKPKMIAKIERAEAIPALQGILDASDGIMVARGDLAVEVGNAAVPALQKRMIKMARDSNKFVITATQMMESMIHAPVPTRAEVSDVANAVLDGTDAVMLSAESAAGKYPVQTIETMAAICVEAEKSEHVELDRDFLDRTFTRIDQSIAMGALFTAYHLGAKAIVALTESGSTALWMSRHWTHVPIFALTPRIGSERAMQIYRNVNPLHLDSSTDRDIALQQALEVVVSKGYAARGDMVVLTVGEPMGQAGGTNTLKIVRVGEPY, encoded by the coding sequence ATGCATCGCGCCACCAAGATAGTCGCTACCATCGGCCCGGCTTCCAGCACGCTGGAAACCCTGAAACAAATGATCGAGGCAGGCCTCGATGTGGTGCGGCTCAACTTTTCACACGGCACCGCCGACGACCATCGTCAGCGCGCCGAATTCGTACGCGAAGCGGCCCGGCAAGTCGGCCGCGAAGTCGGCCTGATGGCCGATCTGCAAGGCCCGAAGATTCGCGTCGGCAAGTTCGAGAACAGCAAGGTCACGCTCGTCGCCGGTAATACGTTCATTCTCGATGCGGGGTACGAGGAGCTCGGCAATGACGAGCGCGTCGGTCTCGATTACAAGGACCTGCCGCGCGACCTGAAGCCGGGCGATGTGCTGCTGCTCAACGACGGCCTGATCGTGCTGAGCGTTTCGCGCGTGATCGGCAACGAGATCCACACGGTCGTGAAGATCGGCGGCGATCTGTCGAACAACAAGGGCATCAACCGCCAGGGCGGCGGCCTGACCGCGCCCGCGCTGACCGCGAAAGACATGGAAGACATCCGCACGGCGATGTCGCTCGGCGCGGATTACGTCGCGGTATCGTTCCCGAAGAACGCGACCGACATGGAGATGGCGCGCCAGCTCGCGAATATCGCGGGCGCGCCGTACAACATCAAGCCGAAGATGATCGCGAAGATCGAGCGCGCCGAAGCGATTCCTGCGCTGCAAGGCATTCTCGACGCGTCGGACGGCATCATGGTCGCGCGCGGCGACCTCGCAGTCGAAGTGGGCAACGCAGCGGTGCCGGCGCTGCAAAAGCGCATGATCAAGATGGCGCGCGATTCGAACAAGTTCGTGATCACCGCGACGCAGATGATGGAGTCGATGATCCACGCGCCGGTGCCGACGCGCGCCGAAGTGTCCGACGTCGCGAACGCGGTGCTCGACGGCACCGACGCGGTGATGCTGTCGGCCGAATCGGCGGCCGGCAAGTATCCGGTGCAGACGATCGAAACGATGGCGGCGATCTGCGTCGAAGCGGAGAAGTCCGAGCACGTCGAACTCGATCGCGATTTTCTCGACCGCACGTTCACGCGCATCGATCAGTCGATCGCGATGGGCGCGCTGTTCACCGCGTATCACCTCGGCGCGAAGGCCATCGTCGCGTTGACGGAGTCCGGTTCGACCGCGCTGTGGATGTCGCGCCACTGGACGCATGTGCCGATCTTCGCGCTGACGCCGCGCATCGGCAGCGAGCGCGCGATGCAGATTTACCGCAACGTGAACCCGCTGCATCTCGACAGCTCGACCGATCGCGACATCGCGTTGCAGCAGGCACTCGAAGTGGTGGTCAGCAAGGGCTATGCGGCGCGCGGCGATATGGTCGTGCTGACGGTCGGCGAGCCGATGGGTCAGGCAGGCGGCACGAACACGCTGAAGATCGTGCGCGTCGGCGAGCCGTACTGA